Genomic DNA from Accipiter gentilis chromosome 9, bAccGen1.1, whole genome shotgun sequence:
CATGGGATGTCAGTGGAAAATGGTCATCCTGCTTTCAGGAGTGCTCTACAACAGCTGAAAGCATTAGCcagatttttgtaataaaaaggacacagatGTCACCAGTGGCCAACACAAAAAATTTGTGGGAGCCACTACAGGATTTGTTGCCTGAAAGGTGGATTTTTGGCAGGCTGTATGTGCACACTTCATAAGATCAAGCCCAACTTGACCTCTTCTTGTTATGAGTCTCGTATGAACTCCAAGGTTCAACTTCGCCCTTCAAGGGGATGAGAGACAGGAGCAACTGCTGCCCCGAGACATCTGGGAGATGGAGAAACAAGACAGACCCAACAGGGAGATGGAGCAGACAAGAAAGTCTGCAGCAAAAGGCTCgcaacatgggaaaaaaagggaaacttgTTTCAGAGGACAAGAGGGGAAGGTGGTTAAGTGACAACTggcaaagaataaataaataaataaataaataaaggggtAAACAGGAGGTCAAGCATGTGGCCAGCCCCAAATTCTAGTTCCTAGACATTTCCTGTAGCATGAAGATCAGCTGCACTAGCAGTTTAACTTTCCTGCTGACAACTTGCAGAACAAAATGTGCTTTGCCTTCAGAAATGTGCAAatccacagaagaaaaagcaaaggagacatTACAACACCCATGTCCCTCACGATAATCCTTCTTTGACATTGTGCCTGGATCTATGACATGAGTATTTGTCTGTAGTGTGCCATTTCCAGTGCTGTTACTTTGAACTGAAAAGCTCTCATGTACACCTTTATCATTTGTCAATCACtcccttgtttcttcttctttactgAGAATACATGCACATACTGTACCTTCACTCTCCTGCAAAATTTTCTTCAAGTAAtcaaaaaattaaagtaaaaaataatctgaaaaatccttgacctaaACACACCCAACACTCTATGCATGGGGATACCAGCTGACTTCTTTAGCAGGACAGTGCACTGCCACACCTGAGCTCACGAGCACAGCATTGCACTCTTACAGCTGTACTGCACCTCCAGCAGCTGGTTCAGTTGCTGCTGGTGCAAGAGTTTCTGTATCACATGTATTTCACTGAGCTTTTACCAGATATACTTCAGCTGCAGGGGATTAGGAAAGTTAAGCATGGATGCAAAAAATCCACCTGCCCAAGTGACAAGACTATTTTTTGCAAACCTACAGTTACCTGCCTCGTCCTAAAGGCAGTGTCTTCATGAAGGCATGGATGGGAGAAGTGTTGAGACTCAGGTTAGTCTCTGGCCTTTAACTTCACTCACCGACTTTGTGAAAACTCCAGGCTGCCTTCTGAGCTCCTGCTCAGTGCCCAGCTCCTAAGTAAGGCACAGCCTTGGGGAAGTGGCAGAGGAGGGAGACCACCTAACTGGGCTCTAACTCTTGACTCCACAGCTGAAGGAGGCAAACTCTGCAGGGGAAAGCCTCAATCAGGACAGCACCTGAGGAAATCACAGCAAGCAGGAAAGAATCTGGAGCTTCAAGAGATATGTAAAGCTGATACCAAAGGATTCAATACTAGCAGATAGCTCAAGCACATGGGACATCAAGGTTGTCGGTTCTGAGCAATACAGCTCTGACAGTAAGGCCAGGCAAAGGGCGTTGTTTTTTGGCAACATTAATGATACTCTGATTTTAACTACAGGACAACATTACGCTGTTGCTCCCTTCTATATGTGCATTAGTGCTTCTTCCTACCCACTTGGCATGTATGCAacctaggttaaaaaaaaaaaaagcgaaccCAGAAAGAACGAAGTCCTTGAGCCCCATGCtagctaaaaaaatattttgtcagtCAGTCGGTGGTGCTGCAAAAAGGCAAACTCTCATACCTGCAAAAAGCCTATGAGGTTCAGTGTGCAAGGCTGCACTGAGATCTTGGAAATAGTAGAACAGGTACACCCAGCATTCACCTGAATGGACACATTTTATCTCCCTGCGTTGCTGAAAATCACGTAAAGGTGAAGCCTTTAGGAGACTGACAATTAATGATAAAGAAACATCTTAAATTTCCCCCACTCACTTCCCCTAGCTGCTCTAGATCCCTTGGATCAGGCTGCTAGACCTACCAAATTCTTACCAGTGGATTTTCCAGGAAACAAACTCCCAGTGGAGACCAAACTTCAGTGATCACAAACATTTGGCTTTTGCTCCCATTGCTGGTAAGCTCATCCAACAAAGTATTCCTTGCCTAGTTCAGGGGAGGCAGAAATCCAGGTGCGAGTCTGTGTCTGCCACAGAGCAGGTACATCCATGTCACACCATGCCCAGCCCAATCACACCTGGCCAGTGCTGCTCCCAGTGCTCCACAACTGGAACAGAAGTCACTTGCTTTGTGCTTCCTTTGTGCTTCCTCAGGTTAACATTCTGTTTTGGTTGCATTCCAGTTTCTTGCACATCCTGAGCGCACTACTCCACGGACAAGATGTCATCAGCAGATTTGAatgctgggaagaaaaatgcatacATAGCAATCAAAGTAGATCCTGACAACGATTACTGTACCCCAGGTGCATTTGAATTGGAGCGACTCTTCTGGAAAGGATGCCCAAAGTACACTCATGTCAATGAAGTCTGGCCCAACCTCTACATAGGAGATGAGTAAGTGTACATAGTACTTCTCTTCTACATAGGAGATGAGTAAGCTCTACTAAGTACAGGTCACCAACAGAGAAAGGTGTTTCTTTCCTCCTACTACCCATTCATTAGTATTTAGTGCTGATGATGGGATTTGATGAGCTACTGAGAGATGCCAGAGTTCAATAAAGCAATTGGAGCCTGGATCAAGGCACACAGTGTTTGTCGCTGCCGCTTCAAGAAAGTGCTGGGTGAGTGCAGCGGGGTCTACTGCTAAAGACTGCATAACAGGAGTGGTTGTGGCACCAGTGTAGGCTGCAGAAGTTGAAGCTAGTCATGATCTATTTTTAAATGGCTCATTTTGAGTAATTTGTCATTTATCTCTGAGTGAAAGTCCTTCCACAATTAGACTGACAGAAGAGCATGGCCTAGATGTGTTGGACCACAGCTTAGGTTGGTTTAAGCCTAAAATGTAATTCTTGAGAAGTGACTGAAGAGACAACTCAACCCACAGTGGTATTTCTGCATTTCCAAGCCTGTGCTTGTGTACATGGGATACTCTGCATTTCCAAATTGctcaaaagattaaaacaaacaacagaacCCTGTGGAAGGCAAAGCTGCAGAGATGTGTCTCACTGATCAGACCAAGtgggatttggaaaaaaaccaaacccacaaaacagacTCAGGTCTGCCGAGCACAGTACTAAACTAGAAACAGCCTATGCCAACAAGCAGAGAGAGAccactgctgcagcagggagacATGCCATCAGAAAATCCCCCAACCCAAACCCTGAGCAGAGGACGAGATCTTTTCTTACCCCTTAGGCATTAGTCTTCTACTTCCCATTTTCCTCTACACGCTGCACTAACatgacatttattttacattatcaCTGTAAGGCTCAAGCAGGAGCCCACTGACTCCAAGgttctcaatatttttttaaaaggtcctAAAATTCATCTGTTGCCAGCTTATAAAAGAGGAAAGATATACAGCCTTGAAAGTTACAAAACTCCTAATATCATTGACCAATTACTTCTGTGGTGTCAAAGGCAACAGAAAGACACATGAGTTCTGGGCTTTAACCAAGCCTGGGCTCCCCCttttagagacagaaaataacaaagcaaaaaaaccccaaaattaagCCATGGGAAGAGCCTGGCCAAATGACTCAGGAACAAAGGAAAAGGGAGTTGAGTTGTCCTCTCCACCTCCTAGCCTGCCTCTCTTGTTAGATGTTTCTGACTCAAGATTCAGTGTAAAAAACAGCCCCTTCtggcatttatttccttcttccttgttcAGAATCACCAGCAGAATTATTTTGAATGAAGCTGTTAGAAGAATTTCCCTCTTATCTCTGTGATGAAGCTACAGCTCTACCCTCTAAGCAAAGGGATCTAACGAGACAACAGGTCTTTGGACAGTCAGTCTTTAAGCCCAGAACACCAGCCAATGACTCTTTCCTGTAATCGTTCCTGTAGCAGTGTTTGTTACACCTTGTAATTTAATAAATGCTAGGAGATGTGACTGAACACAACGCACACCTGCACTTAGTACAAACTAACCAGAGGAACAGAAAATCAAGCTTCTTGAGAGCTACACCCACTTATGCTGGGCAGTGTATTTCTGCAGAGGACCAGTCTTAAGTCAGGAGGAAAAACAGTGTTCCAAGGGGAAACAAGTCCGCCACGTGACTGGGACAAAAGAATGAGAAAGcaaatggaggagaaagaagTGAGGAGCAGGTGTGGCGTAAACAGACACAAAACTTCACCAAAAAGTGGGGCTCCCTGAAAGAGAACGATTATTGTCAGCCAGTTAAGGGCAAACTTGACAACCAGTAGCAGAAAATCTGAGATGAGAACTGGTCTGCAGGCAAAATCCAGGGACCTCTGTATCTTTCCTCAGTCAGCTCCACATCTTACTTCTGACCAACAGCTTCCCCCTTCagtgtggcagggttttttgtattgttttattttaagatctTGCTGTAGCACTGGTGGCCAAAGAGCTGCCATGGAGACGTGAACAGATGTTGGGTGTATTTGCATCCTTAGCCATGCTAAATTAAGGTTGTTCTTGAAAGAATTTAGTGGAGCTCATCAACAAAATCAAGtgaacacacacatgcagagtTTATCTTCAGAGCTTTCACATCTGTGCTTCATTCCTGCCTCCTGCATTTACAAGGTTAACAGGACTTGTGACTGCTTATGGAAATGCTAATTAATCACCCTGACTACGTAACCACATCTTCCTTCTAATGCAATACAGGCTATCAAGGAGCCCTGTGAGGCCACTCAATCCTTTTGTTACAAGGCTTCACTGCAGATGTTGCCCAGAGGCAATGAAATCTCCATGAGCCTGTCAGGACCAGAATAATCAAAGCCTCAAAATATAACATGCTGTGTTCAGCTCCAATTGAAATTTTCCTCTAGCAAGTTCCAAGGACTTTTAAAGACCAGACACTAGAACTTGCAGGAGACAGCCCAATGATAGGAATAAAACATGCTTTGCCAAGATTTTGATTAATCTGTTACCAGGATTAGTGCTTGCATGTATCCCACCCACATCCAGAAGCCTTCTAAAGGGATAGAAAGCAGATTTGTCTTGATCCTTTGACTCGTCACCAGGTTACTTGCATGGGCAGTTTTACTGGCTGACCCCACCCACGCCTGCTCGGTTCACTACAATCACATGGAAAAAATCTTGCCAGTTATGCAGCTTATAGTTTCTTCTTGTGGCTCTTCAGTGATCGCCTTATTACCCGAGATGATGTCCATGGTTCCACATTTCTGAATTTCAAAGAGTATTTTAGCTGAAGACAAAAGCCTCCcaagattttgttttcctctaaaCCACCCTCTAGCTCTCATTAGGATTTAAGGCCCAATCACAATTTCAGGTCTTTCTGTGTTCTCAAACTACTCCCAGAAGAAAAGAAGTCTTCTGGAGTCTAATTCCTTACAcgttaaatatgaaaaataattttctggataTGCAGCTGAACTGAGGTTGCACTTCAGGGAAGCTATGGTCTGTGCTTGTCCCAGTAGAGCCCCAGGGCTTATGGTCTTGAGAACTAACACAGGTAAGGTTCAACAAGACATGAGTAGCTCAAACCTACAGATTGGAGTGTGtgataattaaaatatataactAAACTTTAAATATATGCTTAACTAAAACtcattctctcctcttccctttctccagAAAAACAATGCAGTATGGCTTTTTCCAAGTGActaagtagaaagaaaatttatacTGATGTAGAAGAAAACATATGGGACTCACTCAGGGTAGCAAATAGTTAGCATTATGAACTCCTAGGATCAACACCAGTATTTATCATACAAAAATAGGAATGTATGCAGGTTTAGATTATAACAACATTCTTGAGGACATAGTTTCAGCTCTGTTAGTATGAGAATCTGCCAATTGTAACAGAAGTTTAACAATCCAGAAAATCGGATCTGTAACACTGGACCATAAACCTCTTAAAGCAGCAACTGTTTCCAAGACAAGTAACACTTCCCCACACAACAACATCTCTGTCTATAGGCAATTTCTAACACTTGCTGAATGACTGAAGTCAAGACCAGGAACTGACTGACTGCATCACATGTGTTTGATGCCTCCACTGTATAGAAAGCAGAGAGGTATTTTCTGTATCTAGGTTGTTTCACTTACAAAACCAACATCCACTGTTTTAGGCTAGAGGAAAATGGATTACTAAATCTTTTTCTACCACATATTATGAAGATCCTGTTCAGTATTTTCCGTGGTAACTAAAAATTCTTCTAATTCACACTGAACAGGAGGTATCCACAGAAATGGAGCAACACCTCAGAAGGAAAAGGGGATACAATGCTACACTATCTCTAGATTCCCTCAGTGCTTTGGTAACTCAGTGGAGTTACCAAAGGAAATTGGGTCAGTATTATTGGAAATTCTCAGCATCTCTCCTTGGGAGGGAGAACAGCCAAATTTTCTTAAGAAAGTGTCAGTATTGCCTATATTCAGGAAGCTTCTTTCTAACATTGACCATCTGGTAAAATATCATCCTGCATTGAGCTTTCCTTCAGTGTTTAAGAAATTGGAAAAGTTTGAGAAAGACAATTCCTCTTCTAGTAACATGTTGCCTCAGACTTCCTGGTGTTTTGTTGATCTGGGTCACATCAATCGGTGGCTTTAAGACTACACTGATTCGGACGAAGCTTAGGAAACTTGGCTCTACTTAGAGCTTGCAAACATACCAGTTGTCTGGTTGACAAGTACCCACTAGAAGGTGCTCACTTACCTgtggagggagctgctctgcccacaCCCTCATGAGGCATTTTGCAGGATTACTTCCTTTCCTTTAGATGCACTTGGGTTTTCATCATGAGCCACCTTCTCTTCCCTTTGTTAGCTGCTTTTAAGATACTTAATACTTGATGCAGAGTTGCAGAATGCAGTGCCTTCAAGTTGTTTTTCCCTCTTGTAGAACTCCACTGGTTTGGGCATCTTCCTGATGAAAGCAGCTGGGACTAAAGCTTGTTATGACAGTATTTTTGAAGAGGGAAAGGATTTGGTACCCTGGAGACAGCAACTTGAAAGGAAGGATTTTCTTTCACATTAGAACTACTGACACTGTTGCTTCCAGAAGAAGGCAGAGTTTGCTGCAGCACTTGCTTTTAGTCCTATGAATCTTAGCTTTAAAACTGACAGCAGGCACAGTTAAAGTCTTGGACAAGCCCTTTACTTGCCCTTGCACAACTCAAGAGGTATAAACAGTCTTTTGGGAACCATCTGAACATGGATGATGTTTTTGTTTGGGTCAGTTCTCCCTCTTGGCAATAGTCTGTTATTATCAATATATCCCTATATGAAAGTGTTTTTATCTCCAGTTTTCACTGTTTAGGTGGCATTCTCATATCAAAGTACTCCCCCTTGTCTCAcaactttaaaaacatatttatgagTCCATCTGTCCTACAGTAAATGGAGGgtctgattcagcaaagcactgagcTTTTGCTTAATATGCTTTGCTACAGAAAGAAGGACTTCTGGGTATGCTTAACTTTTAGCATATGTTTATGTGCTCTGAATTGAAGAGCTGATGAGTTTTTACATAGGACCAATCTGCCCAGTTCATCTCTTATTAAACTCAATTATACTGGAATTTTCACTGTTATCTCCCAGTGCCACACTTCACCTTCTCTGCATAAGAACACATTCAAGGCAGACATTGGAGACCACACTTGCACCATGTAAAAGGAAATCAAGTGCTAATAGCACAGATGGTGGAGGTATACAAGATGCAAGAGTAGTCAAATGCTTCATGGCTTCACCTACGCTGGCATTTGCAGCAAACTCCTCTTTACAACGGCTACTTAAAATTCAACCATAATCACAAAAATGGAAATAGTAATTGCAATTGATAAATATTCTTAGCTTGACTTAAACCTGGTAGTGAGCCAACTGCAAGTGAAAACATCTGTGCCATTTCTAGCTGAAAGTGAATTAGAAATAGAGTTATAAATCCTCCAATAAGGTATATGATTCATGTACCCCTGAATGATCCCATGCTATTAGTCACCTCAACCAATCGGATATTTGCAGATTATTTATGcttgattttttccttcttttcatctgaaATACTGACACCTCAGGCATGGTAAAAACTGCAAGGAAGACCAAAGCATTCCCCCCTCCTTGGGATGTAACCAGGAGTATCATGTAtgataaaacacacaaaaaattaggCTCTGATTAAAGTAAAGAGATAATGAGGGATGCTTCCACAACAGCATCCACACTACAGATTCAGCTGAGGTTGGAAAGCAAGCCAAGACCTTCACAAAAAGCTGGAGTTTACTGATGACTAAAGTCAGTCCAAGCAAACACGTCAAGGGGCACAGTAACATTTCCATTTACAGGCATATAGGTCGCCCTCTATGAGGGCTTAACAGCCTGTTTCTTGCTCTCTGTTAACTGGCAATCAACATGCTGCAGACACAGCATGACCCCAAGTTTAACTGCTTGTATTATGGCAGTGTCAAGAGTCTCAGCACAGGCTGTCCCTGCCCAATAGCATTTATGGTCAATGGGCAAGATAAAAAGACAGCTGATGGAAGTGAAAAAGCAGGCAAACCCAGGTCAGTATGATGAGTGGTGGTCCAGCTGGGCTGTTTGCCTAGCTTTTGGGGAAAggttttacaaggaaaaaaaaaaaaaaaaaaaaaaagagcaaaatttttGAAAGAACAGTAGAGATCTCTCTTATGAAAACTAATTATCAAGTAGCAAGACTGAGgggatggaaagaaaggaaaaagagtgtAAGTACTTCCCAATCTCCATATCAAGTTTGAAACCAAGCACTCTTGCTCTTGGAAAAGAGTGTCACTTCAGCTTTCTTCAAAAGATGCAGATTCTAAAGCCCAAGGCAGGCACCTCTTGCAGTCCTGTGAACTCTattttgtactgaaaaataaCTATTTCCTCAGATCTCTACACAACATGATGTATTAGAAACTTTAGGAAAAGCTTTCTACAGATAATATTGTCCAGGGTATCTGCTGGAAGAAAGGTATCTGACATCCTCTTCACAGATTACACACAGTAGGTCAGCCTGCAGATGCACAAGAAATATACCCACAGGACCTACACTGACCCTGCTCTGTTTAGCCAGGGCAAATATTTTAGTTCTTGGTTCAACTAACAGGTTGTACAACATGTATACACAGCACAGTTTGAGTATCTAGTCCAGTGAAAATGTGGAGATTCTAACAGATTTGAGTGCTGAACACTAAGCATTAACTTTCTGGAAGTTTTGAAGATGAGCAACATCagtataaagaagaaaatgtgcatccatattataaagaaaaagattatatTGGGTAAGTTTACGTTCAGTCTGAAAGGATATTGCTGAATCAGTTTATGTATCAGGCACAATTAAAAAGCAGATGACATTTAAAAATCAGCCTATCCCAAACACTGAGGAAAACAGAGTATAAATTCTTCAGTGCCATTAACAGTGGAGTAGATAACCCCCAAAGTATTTCCTTGGTAAACCtataatttactttaaaaaaaaaaaattgcagaagatGATCTAATTACATCTGAGCATTTACAATGGGCTTTTTGCAACAGCATTCAAGGTCGATCCTATTGTTTTACATTGTCCTTGCTCAGAACAACTTGATCATTTGATTCAAATGCTATTTATTAGcctgagcagtgcttgcagaaACCAAAGTTTGGTAGTATCTACAGTCTACAAAAAACTTTGGTTTTCCACTGACCCTAAATACACTGCAGTCCTACTTACTATTCACGATGTAGGCCTCCACTTGCAGGGGTTCCAGTTGAGCACAGATCTCTGATCTGAAGCCATCAGCCTTTCATAGTTTGTTGGATACATGCTTTGGGCCAAGTCTGGTGAATGGAGAACATATTTTCTCTATCCCAGCATCAGGgaggcaaaacaaaataaggcTTAATCTGAAAGCAGAATCTCAAGCACATAAAACCCAAGAGAATTAGTTATTTACTGCACCTTTACTCTTCGGCCAGGacatttaatctgttttttaagtACTGGCCATCCTTATAGCCCCAAACAAAGTGCCTTTGCTGGCAAAGCATATAGACCATATGAGCCTGAAGAGAATCCTAAGGCACATATCTcctaaaaggaagaagaaaaagataagTCTGTCTAGGTCAATCACTGCAACAAGAATACAAACAGGAGGAGTGagcattttttaaactgaaagtggCAAGTCACAGCTGTAGcagcaagatgctgctgcttctctgtcctcCAGAGTCTACTGAGCTTAGGCAGGCATCATCACACTAAGTGgagtttttatttactttttttataccATGGCATAGGGGACTTAGGACATTATTTCATGGTAAAAATACCAGTAGAGTCAAGACGTTATCATTCCTGTCCAGAAAGGAATTTCTGCAGGGAGGAATATCTCCTCAGAACAGCCAATTATCATGAGCTTAATTTAAAGAAGAGCGAGCAGAGGTAAGACCTTCAGTATCCATATCCCAGTTAAATGCTCTAATCACTAGGTTCTTGACTGCTCAAAGGGGGATTTTGACTTTGACAGAGGCTTGCAAGGTGGAGTCAACTTCAAACTATTCTGACCTGTCACCACTAGAATTCCGAAACACAACAGGTAGCCCACCACAATGTCCTGTGTGACAGCGGCTGCATTTACACACTGAAATGTTCAGGAAACTTTCATGGAGAGAGGTACTTTTGGTTGGAAAGTACATGAAGTGAAACAGCTTTAACTCATTTATGGGAGCAGTAGTTACGTGAAAATATATAAACAGAATAAagctgtcttggtttcagctgggatagagttaactgtcttcctagtagctggtacggtgctatgttttgagttcagcatgtgaagaatgttgataacactgatgttttcagttgttgctcagtagtgtttagactatagtcaaggatttttcagcttctcatgcccagccagggcacaagaagttggcacaggacacagccagggcaacctgacccaaactggccaacggtgtattccataccatgggacgtcccatctagtataggaactgggaagtgggggagggggggcggggaatcgctgcttggggactagctgggtgtcggtcagcaggtggtgagcaattgccctgcacatcatttgtacattccaatccttttattactactgttgtcattttattagtgttaccattatcattattagtttcttcttttctgtctattaaaccgttcttatttcaacccaggaggtttactttttcttttttttcccgattttctcccccatcccactggatgggggggagtgagtgacggctgtgtggtacttagttgctggctggggttaaaccacaacaaaagccTATGCAATTTTATGTAGAAAGCTCAGTAGTCTTCCTAGACACTAATGGAACTTGACAGCTTTTCCAGAACAAAGCTTTCCAAAACTAaaataacagaacagaaaagttttTACATACCTGTCCACAAACTGCAGAATTTCAGACTGCTGGTGAGCACTTACGAGTGCCTATTGGGTATACAAAAATCTAGGATTTCCTCTCCTACCTGTCTTCCCTTGAGCAAGGGAAGAGAGGACAAGAATAAATTAGAATACTGGGCTAAATATATGACTTTTAGCTTTCACTGAAGGCTAATATCCAATTTCCATATCTAGTTCTTTTTGCTTTAGACCTCTGGTTAGCCAAACATGACAGTAAAAGGAAACCTGACAGGGAGTTGTGACTACAGAAGGgtgagtttttaaattatttttattttttgaagtagaaatggagaaaaacctCAGTAACTTCTTTTAGGGATGAAGAGCTTCTTTCTGAATCCCAGATGATTTTACTACTCACATATCACTGACTCTTTTATTAGTTCTGCAATATCAATTGATGGGACAGAAGGGGAAAGCAGCATTCATGGCTCCTATTTCAAGTTCTGCCTCTGATTTGCTCTTATGACTTTAAATAATTCATTCTATTTCTTTCTATATCTCAAGTTTCTTCTTGTACAAGATGGATAGAAGCCAGGATTGCCTACATTACAAAGGCACcaggaaaataaattcatttttaaggTGCTCTAAGGACCTGGGAGAGATAGTTATGAACTCCAGAAGGATCATTCACTCTGAATGACAGTATCTTAAGATCTTTACAATGGTAAATGatgcatttttgcagcattatcAATTTCATTAACATTTAGAACATATCAACTCagagatgtttatttttttctggcttgctgGTTAAGAAACTTCTTCACTTACATGACAGCTCTTGTTTTAACAGGAAAACTGCGTTAGATCGCTACAGCCTTGAGAAGGCAGGCTTCACCCACATCCTCAATGCAGCCCATGGTCAGCGGAATGTGGACACAGGACCAGAATATTATCATGACATGACTGTGGAGTATCATGGAGTAGAAGCAGATGATCTCCCCACTTTCAAGCTCAGCCAGTTCTTTTACTCAGCTTCTAAATTCATTGATAATGCACTTCAGGATGAAAGAAGTAAGGAGGGTGCTGAAAATGGTTAAAAACAGTACAGTTATTTACTCTGTCTGATTATAAGCATAGTTCCATGGCATTCAACCTTGTGGGAATGGAACAAGTCCAATACAGTTTAACAGAGAATAGAAAACTAGTAGCACGGAACTAGTTTAAGAGAAGATACGTGATGTAACTAGGACCCTTCTCACTGCAAAGCTAGTACCAGCCCAA
This window encodes:
- the DUSP29 gene encoding dual specificity phosphatase 29 gives rise to the protein MSSADLNAGKKNAYIAIKVDPDNDYCTPGAFELERLFWKGCPKYTHVNEVWPNLYIGDEKTALDRYSLEKAGFTHILNAAHGQRNVDTGPEYYHDMTVEYHGVEADDLPTFKLSQFFYSASKFIDNALQDERNKVLVHCAMGRSRSATLVLAYLMIYKNMTVVDAIEQVSRHRCILPNRGFLKQLRELDIALALQRRNTKTSLPSDDDENSTMI